In Thiospirochaeta perfilievii, a single window of DNA contains:
- the dapB gene encoding 4-hydroxy-tetrahydrodipicolinate reductase, translated as MNVMITGYGRMGREIENILIQRGHSIALRVDKGGYGDCTEVTADGLKGVDVVIEFSLPQGIENNIRLYAQSKTPVVIGTTGWDDKKDIIKDIILNNKSTLLYGSNFSVGAHIFFDLVSKAAGLINNTPEYDIMMLEYHHNKKKDSPSGTALTTAEKILKNNNRKEKIWTDKLDRAIDDNELHVASVRGGQIPGIHTVTLDSFADSIQITHNARNRSGFALGAVMASEWLQDKKGFFTVEDFIEELLKK; from the coding sequence ATGAATGTAATGATAACTGGTTATGGTAGAATGGGTAGAGAGATTGAAAACATCCTTATCCAAAGGGGGCATTCGATTGCCCTTAGAGTAGACAAGGGTGGTTATGGGGATTGTACAGAAGTAACTGCAGATGGACTTAAGGGTGTTGATGTAGTTATAGAATTCTCACTACCCCAGGGTATAGAAAATAATATAAGGCTTTACGCTCAATCCAAAACACCTGTTGTTATTGGTACTACAGGTTGGGATGATAAAAAAGATATTATAAAAGATATTATTCTAAATAATAAGAGTACCCTTCTCTACGGTTCAAATTTTTCAGTTGGTGCGCACATATTTTTTGACCTAGTATCTAAAGCTGCAGGGTTAATTAATAATACACCAGAGTATGATATTATGATGTTAGAGTACCATCATAACAAAAAAAAGGATTCACCTTCTGGTACAGCTTTAACAACTGCGGAAAAAATACTTAAAAATAATAATAGAAAAGAGAAAATCTGGACTGATAAGTTAGATAGGGCTATAGATGATAATGAGTTACATGTAGCATCTGTAAGAGGTGGTCAAATCCCTGGAATACACACTGTTACACTTGACTCCTTTGCCGACTCTATTCAAATAACCCATAATGCTAGAAATAGAAGTGGTTTTGCCCTAGGAGCAGTTATGGCTTCTGAGTGGCTACAAGATAAAAAAGGTTTTTTTACAGTAGAAGACTTCATTGAAGAACTTCTAAAAAAATAG
- the rsmA gene encoding 16S rRNA (adenine(1518)-N(6)/adenine(1519)-N(6))-dimethyltransferase RsmA encodes MPDDSILNLNYDSPQEIKELLDIMGLGPRKRWGQNFLINSGARKRIVDLLEMKEGDTVWEVGPGLGSITKIILDRGAKLKVFEIDPGYIDYLTKAFESYPKFSIVPGDVIKTWKGHRRKPPKRFVGNLPYNISSAIVSSFIENDFIPEKMVFTVQREMGQRMTAKPNNKNYSSFSVLCQFACDVKEVGVLKPGSFYPVPGVSSAIISMVPHQRYRELEDKETFFKVTRQLFSSRRKTLKNNINLSPYLKEFNKDDVFKAFEIVGIDVTRRAETVSVDEYVELAKEISKLKDK; translated from the coding sequence ATGCCAGACGATTCAATCTTAAATTTAAATTATGACTCACCCCAAGAGATAAAAGAGTTATTAGATATTATGGGCTTGGGACCTAGAAAGAGGTGGGGTCAGAATTTTTTAATTAATAGTGGTGCAAGAAAAAGAATTGTTGACCTACTAGAGATGAAAGAGGGTGACACTGTTTGGGAAGTAGGACCGGGACTTGGTTCTATTACAAAAATAATTTTAGATAGGGGTGCAAAGTTAAAGGTATTTGAGATCGATCCAGGCTATATTGATTACTTAACAAAAGCGTTTGAAAGTTACCCTAAATTTTCTATTGTTCCAGGAGATGTGATTAAAACATGGAAAGGACATAGACGAAAACCACCAAAAAGGTTTGTAGGAAACCTACCATATAATATTTCATCAGCTATAGTTTCATCCTTTATAGAGAACGACTTTATTCCTGAAAAGATGGTTTTTACTGTTCAACGAGAGATGGGGCAAAGAATGACCGCTAAGCCAAATAATAAAAACTACTCTTCCTTCTCTGTTTTATGTCAATTTGCCTGTGATGTTAAGGAAGTAGGAGTATTAAAGCCAGGTTCTTTTTATCCTGTTCCAGGAGTTTCATCAGCTATTATTTCAATGGTACCCCACCAAAGATATAGGGAACTAGAGGATAAAGAGACATTTTTTAAGGTTACTAGGCAGTTATTCTCATCTAGAAGAAAGACACTAAAAAATAATATTAATTTAAGCCCATATTTAAAAGAGTTTAATAAGGATGATGTGTTTAAAGCTTTTGAGATTGTTGGGATTGATGTAACTAGAAGAGCAGAAACAGTCTCTGTTGATGAGTATGTTGAGTTAGCAAAAGAGATAAGTAAGTTAAAAGATAAATAA
- a CDS encoding HEAT repeat domain-containing protein, with the protein MRKYLILSVFVITGVFQGFAGDKAEVWSRLYKRSVLPEFKYSIMLNIVELNDRAMIPLLEEILTEDIIANLDNKRSVTEERDFNELTKLVVRELGELKSKRSASLVYTIAKETSDPLLKVDAIVALGNMRATDYLNDISFILRNINMRPVKGKSAELEAESKIAYGAISALDRFKSIEGYSSVFFASIGWYDQRVKSFADKVLKTIVDNPIEALIPIITDGLFSEKEKAILEVAKCDAPTEDKAKAAREAMKQGLDNVAETIKEGMTLTSIRKNAIKVLYFSKSSDPEDVYYLSQSVRSGSDLEEKIYAIRTLGLNGSDEAIDGLVSILSDFNERSISGLDISYSDQDIIKEIIVTLGNTGNEKASGVLTEVQFSNYSSGIVKAAKTALSTLN; encoded by the coding sequence ATGAGAAAATATTTAATTCTCTCTGTTTTTGTTATTACAGGAGTATTTCAGGGTTTCGCTGGAGATAAGGCCGAGGTTTGGTCTAGACTATATAAAAGAAGTGTTTTACCAGAATTTAAATACTCTATTATGCTAAATATTGTAGAACTTAATGATAGAGCGATGATTCCATTATTAGAAGAGATTTTAACAGAGGATATTATTGCTAATCTAGATAATAAACGTTCTGTAACAGAGGAACGAGATTTTAATGAGTTAACAAAACTAGTTGTTAGAGAGCTAGGAGAGTTAAAGTCTAAGAGATCAGCATCCCTTGTATATACTATTGCAAAAGAGACAAGTGACCCTCTTTTAAAAGTCGATGCTATTGTTGCTCTAGGTAATATGAGAGCAACTGATTATTTAAACGATATCTCTTTTATCTTAAGAAATATAAATATGCGGCCTGTGAAAGGTAAGTCTGCTGAGTTAGAAGCAGAATCAAAAATTGCCTATGGAGCAATTAGTGCCCTTGATCGTTTTAAATCTATAGAGGGTTATTCTTCTGTGTTTTTCGCATCAATTGGATGGTATGATCAAAGGGTTAAATCATTTGCGGATAAGGTTTTAAAAACTATTGTTGATAATCCAATAGAAGCTCTTATTCCAATAATCACAGATGGATTATTTTCTGAGAAAGAGAAAGCTATTTTAGAGGTTGCTAAGTGTGATGCTCCAACTGAAGATAAGGCAAAAGCAGCTAGAGAGGCTATGAAACAGGGGTTAGACAATGTAGCAGAGACTATTAAAGAGGGAATGACACTTACCTCTATAAGAAAAAATGCTATAAAAGTTCTTTACTTTAGTAAGTCTAGTGACCCTGAGGATGTATACTACTTAAGTCAATCAGTTCGAAGTGGATCAGATTTAGAAGAGAAGATCTATGCTATTAGAACTCTAGGATTAAATGGTTCAGATGAGGCTATTGATGGATTAGTTTCTATCTTATCAGACTTTAATGAAAGAAGTATTAGTGGCCTTGATATCTCCTATTCAGACCAAGATATTATTAAAGAGATTATTGTAACTCTTGGTAATACAGGAAATGAGAAGGCAAGTGGTGTTTTAACAGAGGTTCAGTTCTCAAACTACTCTTCTGGAATTGTAAAAGCAGCTAAAACTGCTTTATCTACTCTAAATTAA
- the dapA gene encoding 4-hydroxy-tetrahydrodipicolinate synthase, with protein sequence MFSGVYTALITPFKEDGSIDFDSYRALINNQIKEGITGLLPVGTTGESPTLSHEENLKVVEEAIKIADGKTPVVAGTGSNSTKEAVDMTLIAKSMGADASLQVAPYYNKPTQEGLYRHFMTIADKCDIPLLIYNIKGRSGVNIETDTLLRMAKHENIVGVKEASGDLAQMMDVIRNKPEGFSVMVGDDNIAFPFVALGGDGVVSVISNIIPRKMEKLVSLTKSGDIEEARKIHYEILPLCKGMFLETSPIPVKSALALMGICKEVYRLPLCEPMDSTREKLKTLLKESNLI encoded by the coding sequence ATGTTCAGCGGAGTATACACAGCTCTTATAACACCATTTAAAGAGGATGGATCAATTGATTTTGATTCATATAGGGCCCTAATTAACAACCAGATAAAAGAGGGAATAACAGGTCTACTTCCTGTAGGAACTACAGGTGAAAGTCCCACTCTCTCCCATGAGGAGAATTTAAAAGTTGTTGAGGAAGCAATAAAAATAGCCGATGGGAAGACACCTGTTGTTGCAGGTACTGGTTCCAATAGTACTAAAGAGGCTGTTGATATGACTCTTATTGCTAAATCCATGGGTGCAGACGCATCATTACAAGTAGCTCCATACTATAATAAACCAACTCAAGAAGGTTTATATAGACACTTTATGACAATTGCTGATAAGTGTGATATCCCCCTATTAATTTATAATATTAAGGGAAGAAGTGGTGTTAATATAGAGACAGATACCCTATTAAGAATGGCAAAACATGAAAACATTGTGGGAGTTAAAGAGGCAAGCGGTGATTTAGCCCAGATGATGGATGTTATTAGAAATAAACCTGAAGGTTTTTCTGTAATGGTTGGTGATGACAATATAGCTTTTCCTTTTGTAGCCCTTGGGGGAGATGGAGTTGTTTCTGTTATTAGTAATATAATACCAAGAAAGATGGAAAAATTAGTTTCATTAACTAAAAGTGGTGATATAGAAGAGGCGAGAAAAATTCATTACGAGATTCTACCTTTATGTAAGGGAATGTTCCTTGAAACAAGCCCTATTCCTGTAAAATCTGCCTTAGCACTAATGGGTATTTGCAAAGAAGTATACCGACTACCCCTTTGTGAACCAATGGATTCAACAAGAGAGAAACTAAAAACTTTACTTAAAGAGAGTAATTTAATATAA
- a CDS encoding ComEC/Rec2 family competence protein, with product MNREIFSPLSIGVVTIWVIMSFKIFISYYILLIIFSVLISLYTIYKVKLYYNVIIIIIALFIGVFSVNRVKIESKYNYIPTLRNSITSVDVTVIKDSIPVSGGYLSSGLVFRVNSRQHSIIANSKVTIFSKNSLYIGQIFRDIDVKFKDDSAFINIKDHGEFKYESSYYKFRSKILNGLIGRTSSPLLIALITGNKSLLDLDIIELFRKNGCSHILALSGFHVGVITVIIILFLRVFIWGNSIYILSSLTLILYLLFVGPTASLIRSILMFIIASIFKIKQQRISIYKILIISFYIILIFIPREFETLSFKLSYLALFGIVVLGPELDKLFIFKKIPKVVRVPFTTSLSALISTSIVIIPVFGVLYPSGLFVSILITPIITLFMWTGVLSLIVPKLDSVVKILEKSIFYLLDFFSKGDLELNCDINSLLIPLILASIPVILVILKIYRRADARRFNLKFKL from the coding sequence ATGAATAGAGAGATTTTTAGTCCATTATCAATTGGGGTTGTTACTATTTGGGTAATAATGTCCTTCAAGATTTTTATTAGTTACTACATACTACTAATAATTTTTTCAGTACTTATAAGCCTTTATACTATCTATAAGGTCAAACTTTATTACAATGTTATTATAATAATTATCGCACTATTTATCGGCGTATTTTCTGTTAATAGAGTAAAAATAGAGTCGAAATATAACTACATCCCAACTTTAAGAAACAGTATTACTAGTGTAGATGTAACTGTAATAAAGGACTCTATCCCTGTTTCAGGTGGTTATCTCTCCTCTGGTTTAGTTTTTCGTGTAAATAGTAGGCAGCATAGTATTATTGCAAATAGCAAAGTTACAATATTCTCAAAAAATAGCTTATATATTGGTCAGATATTCAGAGATATAGATGTAAAGTTTAAAGATGATTCAGCATTTATTAATATTAAAGATCATGGTGAGTTTAAGTATGAAAGTAGTTATTATAAATTTAGAAGTAAGATTTTAAATGGATTAATTGGTCGAACATCTTCACCTCTCTTAATCGCATTAATAACAGGTAATAAGTCTTTACTCGATCTAGATATAATAGAACTCTTTAGAAAAAATGGTTGCTCCCATATACTGGCTCTGTCAGGTTTTCATGTAGGGGTTATTACCGTAATAATTATACTGTTTTTAAGAGTTTTTATTTGGGGTAACTCCATATACATACTTTCATCCTTAACTCTTATACTATACCTTCTATTTGTAGGCCCAACAGCCTCTTTAATTCGATCAATACTAATGTTTATTATCGCCTCAATTTTTAAAATTAAACAGCAAAGGATATCTATATATAAAATTTTAATTATCTCCTTTTATATTATTCTAATTTTTATACCTAGGGAGTTTGAAACCCTATCTTTTAAATTATCCTATCTAGCACTTTTTGGTATTGTTGTTTTAGGGCCTGAGTTAGATAAACTTTTTATATTTAAAAAAATCCCAAAGGTTGTTAGGGTCCCCTTTACCACATCCCTATCTGCGCTTATTTCAACTTCAATTGTAATTATTCCTGTTTTTGGAGTTCTATATCCCTCAGGTCTATTTGTTTCAATACTTATTACACCTATTATTACACTTTTTATGTGGACGGGAGTTTTATCATTAATTGTTCCAAAGTTAGATAGTGTTGTAAAAATATTGGAAAAATCCATATTTTATTTATTAGATTTCTTTTCAAAAGGTGATTTAGAATTAAATTGTGATATAAATTCTCTACTTATACCTTTAATTTTGGCTTCAATTCCTGTTATATTAGTAATACTTAAAATATATAGGAGAGCAGATGCCAGACGATTCAATCTTAAATTTAAATTATGA
- a CDS encoding tetratricopeptide repeat protein yields the protein MLNNKLRSIFLILSLMLITLPIFSQKEKNALVSWRQGNYDEAVDICLEELDTLPESSFAERMDSYTVLCWSLLGLKRYDEVVKYGSEAFEKSSRDWRFVAVLGEAHYFLGNNKESLYFLEKYIELRSSGDKADYMYYLMGHVFIRLEEYNRADVALSMAVYLKPLDAKWWARLGYAREQAKDYQRAKDAYSKALSINSSLVDAERGMKRVHESLGL from the coding sequence TTGCTTAATAATAAACTTAGATCCATATTTTTAATTCTTTCTCTAATGTTAATAACCCTGCCAATCTTCTCTCAAAAAGAGAAAAACGCCTTAGTTTCATGGCGCCAAGGGAATTATGATGAGGCTGTAGATATCTGTTTAGAGGAGCTTGATACCCTGCCTGAGTCTAGTTTTGCAGAGAGAATGGACTCCTATACGGTACTTTGTTGGTCTTTACTTGGGCTTAAAAGGTATGATGAAGTAGTTAAATACGGCTCTGAAGCCTTTGAGAAATCCTCTAGGGATTGGCGATTTGTTGCAGTTTTAGGGGAAGCCCACTACTTTTTAGGTAATAATAAAGAGTCTTTATATTTTTTAGAGAAGTATATAGAGCTTCGAAGCTCTGGGGATAAGGCGGACTATATGTACTACCTTATGGGACATGTTTTTATTCGTCTTGAGGAGTATAATAGGGCTGATGTAGCTCTATCTATGGCTGTGTATTTAAAACCTTTAGATGCTAAATGGTGGGCTAGGTTAGGTTATGCTAGGGAGCAGGCTAAGGATTATCAAAGAGCAAAGGATGCTTATAGTAAAGCGTTATCTATAAACTCATCATTAGTGGATGCTGAGAGAGGTATGAAAAGAGTTCATGAATCTTTAGGTTTATGA
- a CDS encoding PilZ domain-containing protein — protein MAIFLTFFLILSFLIIILFIVGSSQSISLGGVDFIAKGKEAGLTAKEIKMLKKTADILKLEKPLILLGSINNIDDAILKLNSKLQDCDYHDLEIIDLLEDLHNYRRNIELEKLDKRGVISSSREMSVSQEVKITVGSMEIPIVGVVSDITQNFITIDLKNETGVRPGVNWNGPINIYFWRRDDAGYYFESKVIETPGILKWNVSHSSNLIRSQKRSDLRVDYETNCYIYKLEDITKRNYNFQGFTGTFAQLKNISEGGAAFLVNGKVQPGLPLKMEFKLDNKNIVLCGLVKDSSYNQSNNISYVRVKVVDPPFEMLSILRPFLFIKSREINLINKNKVDNSVENIDEINNNNNNVVDREEITENEAEEEILEVEYLPESSGALN, from the coding sequence ATGGCTATTTTTTTAACTTTCTTTCTTATACTATCGTTCTTAATAATTATTCTCTTTATCGTTGGTAGTAGTCAATCTATCTCCCTTGGTGGTGTTGATTTTATAGCTAAGGGTAAAGAAGCTGGTCTTACTGCAAAAGAGATTAAAATGCTCAAAAAGACTGCGGATATCCTAAAATTAGAGAAACCTTTAATACTTCTTGGATCTATTAATAATATTGACGATGCTATATTAAAGCTAAACTCAAAATTACAGGATTGTGATTATCACGATTTAGAGATTATTGATCTTTTAGAAGATCTACATAACTATAGACGAAATATCGAACTTGAAAAGTTAGATAAACGGGGTGTCATCTCTTCATCTAGAGAGATGTCCGTAAGCCAAGAAGTAAAAATTACTGTAGGAAGCATGGAGATTCCCATTGTGGGGGTTGTATCAGATATCACTCAAAATTTTATTACAATAGATTTAAAAAATGAGACAGGGGTAAGACCTGGTGTAAATTGGAATGGACCTATAAATATCTACTTCTGGAGAAGGGACGATGCAGGGTACTATTTTGAATCTAAAGTAATAGAGACTCCCGGAATCTTAAAATGGAATGTAAGCCACTCTTCTAATTTAATTAGAAGCCAAAAAAGGTCAGACCTTAGAGTAGATTATGAAACAAACTGTTATATCTATAAGCTTGAGGATATCACAAAACGAAACTATAATTTTCAAGGCTTTACAGGAACATTCGCCCAGCTAAAGAATATATCCGAGGGAGGAGCAGCTTTTTTAGTTAATGGAAAGGTTCAACCTGGGCTCCCACTAAAGATGGAGTTTAAACTTGATAACAAAAATATAGTTCTATGTGGTCTTGTTAAGGATTCCTCATATAATCAATCAAATAATATATCCTATGTTAGGGTTAAAGTTGTTGATCCTCCCTTTGAGATGCTCTCAATTTTAAGGCCTTTTTTATTTATAAAAAGCAGGGAGATTAACCTAATAAATAAGAATAAAGTTGATAATAGTGTTGAAAATATAGATGAAATAAACAACAATAATAATAATGTGGTAGATAGAGAAGAGATTACTGAAAATGAGGCTGAAGAAGAGATTTTAGAAGTTGAATATCTACCCGAGAGCAGTGGTGCTCTAAATTAG
- a CDS encoding prephenate dehydrogenase/arogenate dehydrogenase family protein, whose amino-acid sequence MTIGIYGLGRFGVFWGDQLSKVATVKGYSRNSSRVAPSTIKRVSEDEVLSCDVIVICVAISAMESFLHNIKDRVKPGTLIMDTCSVKVHPIKLMLDLLPSSVDIIGTHPMFGPDSGRFGIAGLPIVVSEVRVDKSKYNKWIDLFNSLNLSVIEMTPQEHDREAAYTQGITHFIGRTLSDLHLKNSAISTSGYNSLLEIIKQTCNDEYQLFLDLQKYNSYTSDMRRDLKSSLNKVLGVVEAEISDKER is encoded by the coding sequence ATGACGATAGGGATATATGGATTAGGTAGATTTGGTGTTTTTTGGGGAGATCAGCTCTCAAAAGTTGCTACGGTTAAGGGTTATAGCCGGAATAGCAGTAGAGTAGCTCCTTCAACAATAAAGAGGGTTTCTGAGGATGAAGTTTTATCCTGTGATGTAATTGTTATTTGTGTTGCAATTTCAGCAATGGAGAGTTTTTTGCACAATATTAAGGATAGGGTTAAACCTGGAACTTTAATAATGGACACTTGTTCTGTAAAAGTTCATCCTATTAAACTAATGTTGGATTTATTACCTAGCAGTGTCGATATTATAGGTACCCATCCTATGTTTGGGCCTGATTCTGGTCGTTTTGGAATTGCAGGGCTACCTATAGTTGTGTCTGAAGTAAGGGTGGATAAATCTAAATATAATAAATGGATTGATTTATTTAATTCTTTGAATTTGTCTGTTATAGAGATGACTCCCCAGGAGCACGATAGAGAGGCAGCGTATACCCAGGGTATAACACATTTTATAGGTAGGACTCTTTCAGATCTTCACTTAAAAAATAGTGCAATATCTACAAGTGGTTACAATAGCCTACTTGAAATAATAAAACAGACTTGTAATGATGAATATCAGTTATTCTTAGATTTACAAAAATATAATTCATATACGTCGGATATGAGAAGGGATTTAAAATCCTCTTTAAATAAAGTTTTAGGCGTTGTTGAAGCAGAAATTAGCGATAAGGAGAGATAA
- a CDS encoding bactofilin family protein has translation MAEIHSSRVKEHELDTVMGEDIEFTGSLEFSDPLMIKGKLHGDIDSVGILYIEKDAKVEANINAASVNIRGEVIGDIKATESVILFSTARVTGDIEAPKVKMENGCFFSGKCQMTGEA, from the coding sequence TTGGCAGAAATTCATTCAAGTAGGGTTAAAGAACACGAATTAGATACAGTAATGGGTGAAGATATAGAATTTACTGGATCCTTAGAATTTAGTGATCCTCTAATGATTAAGGGAAAATTACATGGAGATATAGACTCTGTAGGAATATTATATATAGAGAAGGATGCAAAAGTTGAGGCTAATATTAATGCTGCTAGTGTAAACATTAGAGGTGAAGTAATAGGGGATATTAAGGCCACAGAGAGTGTTATACTTTTTTCAACAGCAAGAGTTACTGGGGATATTGAGGCTCCAAAAGTAAAAATGGAAAATGGTTGCTTCTTTAGTGGTAAGTGCCAGATGACAGGGGAGGCCTAG
- the pta gene encoding phosphate acetyltransferase produces the protein MSFVNKMKEKAIELQKAVVLPEGSEPRTIQAARILIDEKICSNVILIGKKDEINTIAKGVDTSLDGITLIDPSKSEKLNKYATEYYELRKHKGLTEDEAKTAIVDPLKWGAMMVRLDDADAMVAGAENSTGKVLVAGFTIIKTAPGVKTASSCFVMDMPDAKWGKDGLMIFSDCATIVDPTSVELAAITRQSAQSCRDFLNTEPKVAMLSFSTKGSAKHPNVDKVTEAFKIVKEEEPTLIVDGELQADAAIIESVAAKKAPGSTIAGKANVLIFPDLQSGNIGYKMVQRFAGAGAYGPFLQGFAKPISDLSRGCSIDDIVNTTAVTMTQCK, from the coding sequence ATGTCATTTGTAAATAAAATGAAAGAGAAAGCAATAGAATTACAAAAAGCTGTGGTTTTACCAGAGGGTAGTGAACCTAGAACAATTCAAGCAGCAAGAATTCTAATTGATGAGAAAATATGTAGTAATGTTATTTTAATTGGAAAAAAGGACGAGATAAACACTATTGCAAAGGGTGTAGATACATCTTTAGATGGAATTACTCTAATCGATCCATCAAAATCAGAAAAACTTAATAAGTACGCTACAGAGTATTATGAATTAAGAAAACATAAAGGTTTAACTGAAGATGAAGCTAAAACTGCTATTGTTGACCCATTAAAATGGGGAGCTATGATGGTAAGACTAGATGATGCTGATGCTATGGTAGCTGGGGCCGAGAACTCTACAGGTAAGGTGTTGGTTGCTGGTTTTACAATAATCAAAACAGCTCCTGGTGTAAAAACAGCATCTTCTTGTTTTGTAATGGATATGCCAGATGCAAAATGGGGTAAAGATGGTCTTATGATTTTTAGTGACTGTGCAACAATTGTGGACCCAACAAGTGTTGAGCTAGCCGCAATTACTAGACAATCTGCCCAATCGTGTAGAGATTTCTTAAATACAGAGCCAAAGGTAGCAATGTTATCATTTTCAACAAAGGGTTCAGCAAAACATCCAAATGTAGATAAAGTTACAGAAGCTTTTAAAATCGTAAAAGAAGAGGAACCTACACTGATTGTTGATGGAGAACTTCAGGCTGATGCTGCTATAATAGAGAGTGTTGCTGCTAAAAAAGCTCCAGGCTCAACTATAGCTGGTAAAGCGAATGTACTTATTTTCCCTGATTTACAGTCAGGAAACATTGGATATAAAATGGTTCAAAGATTTGCTGGTGCTGGTGCCTATGGTCCATTTTTACAAGGTTTTGCAAAACCTATATCCGACTTATCTAGGGGTTGTAGCATAGATGATATTGTTAACACAACAGCTGTTACAATGACTCAGTGCAAATAG